CCAGGGAGCCGTTATATGACCGCCCACCGCGATACATGTTACACCTAATCCCAAAAAAAATACAGCCACAGCCCTGCCGGGTCGCAAATCAAATAAATTGAGGATGTTCGAGGCCAATGGGATCAGCATGGCCGCAAGAACCCACTGTATTGGCTTGCCGCCTGAAATCCACCATCCTGCAGCAATCCCGACAATTCCTCCGCCGATAGCTTTGATGGCTCCCGTGGTAATTTTGCGCTCGAAAATGAGACTTTTGAAGTGACCTTTGAACCCGCCGACCCTACGCGTGCCCCATATATCGTCGATAATCCCAAGCACCCACATCGCGCCCATCGGCACAAGGTATGTCCAGACCATCTTCATCTCGACGTAATGCAGCTTTGCCAGGCCGATCATCACGGCAGCCATATAGACGAAAGACACGATGCCGTATGAGGCCATGATCGGGGTCTTTTTATAGTTGGGTTTCACCAGCCCGATTTTGGGAGCAAAGCTGAAGATTGCGGCGTACCAAAAGATGGCGACTAGACCTACTATTGCGGGTATGATGTGGTTCAAATTATCTCATATTCCTTATTTCAGCGATAGGATAATCCATGATTCCAAAGACTGATGCACTGCTCCTGCCTGGGAGGGCGAGGCTCCTGCCGAGCCACCATGATATCGCACACAATTATCAACTAACCTCGAAAATCTCTCCTTGGAAAGGCCATTGGTCTGATCTTTGTACAAGACCCTGTCTGACAGGATTGTTTTTAACATAAACCCATTTGTTGTAATAACTATCATCTGAGCGCAAGCGCGTATCCCAGTGGCTGCTTTGCCAACGGTGCTCAGGTTTTTTGTGTTTTTTGCTGAACATAGATTTCCAATAAGTGATCCACCGCTCAAGTGAAATATCATCTTGCGCAAGTCCTGCAAAGAGATGGATATGATCCGGCATAATGACATATTTGCCAACATGCCAGGCTTGTGCCTCTTGCCATACTGAACGCAATAAATCGTGGATATCGGGTGATGCAAGCCATGGCAGCCGATCCTTTGTGCATATGGTCAGATAGACAATAATAGTGTGATTTGGTTGGATGTAGATGCCATGGATAGGGTTTTTTCTCTCATTTTGAATTTTCATATAATTGAGTTGATGTTCAACAATGGCTCAGCGGGAGCTTCGCCCTCCCAAATTAGTCGTTCTTACAAACAAAGCGGGTACAGCATATTGGCCTTAAGCCTATCTCCGTTCGTTATCATCATCACCGAACGAATCATCAAATAACTTGCGCAGCCGGTCTTTATCGCGTCGTTCTTTGATCCTTGCGAATGGGTTCAGGCTGTGCATAATGCTTCTGCGCCTGTGAACATGCACGACTTGTCCTGTATCCTGCCCGGCTCGCATTCCAAAACTGTGAGGTTGGATATACCAATAGGAAAATGCACAGCCGATCAAGGCAAACACACCCAAAAGCAGGTGAACCTGTCCGTAAAATATCAGAACAAGCACTACATCCAGCAGCGCCAGATATTTGAGCTTCATAGGAATAATAAAGAAGAACAATATCTGCTGTTCGGGGTTCATCATTGCCCAGGCAATAGTGACGCCTGCAAGCGGCAGCCACAGCCCGATAAGCGAGATTGGTATGTTCAACAGGACGGAACCTGCCCATAGGCCGCCGGCAGTTATCGCGCTCATCAGGAAAAAGTAGAGCGCATAACGCCTGGTGTCCCATGACCTTTCAAGACTGCCCCCGGCGATCCACAGCCAGTATGCTCCGAAGAGCAGACTGATGATGTCCCCTCTCATAGCTACCAGGGGATATGTAACGAATGTCCACGGCATCTTCAAGGCTATAGGCGAGCTGAATCCGAGCAGGTATGTGATCACGTCGAGTTTGAACAAGGTGACCGCAAGAAAGGTTGCCGCATTCGCAATGATAATCAGCTTCGTCAGCGGTATCCTATCTTGAAATAGCCAATAATTTATCCTGTCACCCGTCGTGTATCCTCGCATATTCACTCCAATAAGAATAACTTAGAATTCGCATGTTCGGGTGCGATATTGATCGCGCCCGGAATAAAATCACCGCGATTTGAAATCGCGAAGTTCTGTTTCGAGTCGGATCGGACATCCGACCCGAACGAAGCGAGAATTTTTTTCTACAACCTTAGGTTCAAAGCAGATTCCTCACATTCGTTCGGAATGACTGAATTTGAGAGGCTGTATGTCTTTGCAATAGGCTCTCAAAAATTCAGAATTCAAAATTCAGAATTCAAAATTTTGATTTAGTGCCTTTCCTTTTCCACAGCGCTCGCACAATATCTATAAACTGCTGCCCTCTATGCACAAAGCCCTTTAAGTTGCGCCCGGACACCCGATGATTCAAGGGCAGGGGAACCTCCACAATTTTATAGCCTTTTCGGAGTGCATCGATAGTGAGCGCTGTTTCCACTCCGAAGCCCCTTTCAAACCCGCCGATATCCTCGATCAGTCTGCGCCGGATCGCTCTCTGGCCGGAGATGGGCGCTGTCACCAGGATTCCGCCATATTTCTTGATTCCCCACCTCGCCAGTTTCAACACAAATCCAAACCCGCCTTTATGTCCCGGCGGAGCCTTCATAACTGCGATGGCCATATCTGCCTGGTCGGCTAATATCGGTTCGAGCAGCTTATATGTCTCAGCCGCGCTGGGACCAAGATCGGCATCGATTATCAGCAAAATCTCGGAATTCGTTTCAGCAGCCCCACGGTTCATGGCGGCGCCTTTGCCCGAATTTTGGTTCATCTGGATTACACGCGCTCCGGCGTCATAAGCGACAAACGGCGTTTCATCTTCAGAACCGTCGTCGATCACGACCACTTCTTCAATGTCCGGCATGCCCAGCGCCGCCTGCACGGTCT
This genomic window from bacterium contains:
- a CDS encoding transposase, which translates into the protein MKIQNERKNPIHGIYIQPNHTIIVYLTICTKDRLPWLASPDIHDLLRSVWQEAQAWHVGKYVIMPDHIHLFAGLAQDDISLERWITYWKSMFSKKHKKPEHRWQSSHWDTRLRSDDSYYNKWVYVKNNPVRQGLVQRSDQWPFQGEIFEVS
- a CDS encoding rhomboid family intramembrane serine protease, giving the protein MRGYTTGDRINYWLFQDRIPLTKLIIIANAATFLAVTLFKLDVITYLLGFSSPIALKMPWTFVTYPLVAMRGDIISLLFGAYWLWIAGGSLERSWDTRRYALYFFLMSAITAGGLWAGSVLLNIPISLIGLWLPLAGVTIAWAMMNPEQQILFFFIIPMKLKYLALLDVVLVLIFYGQVHLLLGVFALIGCAFSYWYIQPHSFGMRAGQDTGQVVHVHRRRSIMHSLNPFARIKERRDKDRLRKLFDDSFGDDDNERR
- a CDS encoding glycosyltransferase → MAGVSVLIPAYNEQDIIGQTVQAALGMPDIEEVVVIDDGSEDETPFVAYDAGARVIQMNQNSGKGAAMNRGAAETNSEILLIIDADLGPSAAETYKLLEPILADQADMAIAVMKAPPGHKGGFGFVLKLARWGIKKYGGILVTAPISGQRAIRRRLIEDIGGFERGFGVETALTIDALRKGYKIVEVPLPLNHRVSGRNLKGFVHRGQQFIDIVRALWKRKGTKSKF